The window CTTCCCCTTCAAACTTGGTCAACCATTTGCTGCTACACTTAGAGTGGGAGTAGATGGAATCCAGATGACAGTTGATGGAAAGCATGTTACTTCTTTTGCTTACCGCGAAGTATTATCACTCATTCTTATATTCGTTGTCTTTACGTTGATCTCTGAACAATCAATCTAATGCTGTTTTGGCTTGCTTCTTATTTAGACTTTGGAGCCATGGCTGGTCAGTGAAGTGAAGATTTCAGGAGACTTGAAATTAATTTCTGTCCTGGCTAGTGGTTTGCCCACATCCGAGGATTCTGATCATATTGTTAACATAGAAGCATTGAAATCTTCACCCCTCTCACCGGAAAAACCATTGGATCTTTTCATTGGTGTTTTCTCCACAGcgaacaattttaaatatcggATGGCCATTCGGAGAACCTGGATGCAGTATCCTGCAGTACAGTCAGGGTCTGTTGCAGTTCGCTTCTTTGTTGGGTTGGTGAGCTTCGCATGTACTCTTCTTTGATTGAAAAGAATCCCATACAATCAGGCTACTTGGTTTCATAAGATTCTAAGTTTTAGCTGTTCGTCACATGAACCacaatttatttccaaaatttatcTTGAGGCCACTTCTAAGTCTGCTCATAATGTTTTCAAGTGAAGTTGAGTGAGCTGCTTAAGAAGCCTGCtactctatttttaaaaatctattggTTGGGtacttgaatttgaatgattcATCAGTTGTTCATAAGAAAAGTGTGAGTTCATAAAGAATACAGTTTTAAGTGGCTTAAAATCAGTTTGCTTCATTTGCAGCATAAGAACCAAATAGTCAATGAGGAACTGTGGGATGAGGCCCGAACATATGGTGACATACAGATGATGCCTTTTGTTGACTATTACAGCGTTATTACCTGGAAAACGTTGGGTATCTGCATCTTCGGGGTAAAGATTCGTTCTTTCACTAAATGATGTGAATTTATCATATGGTTCAAGTTAACAATCTCGCTGCTTTGACAGGCAGAGATTGCTTCAGCGAAGTATATCATGAAGACAGATGATGATGCCTTTGTTCGAGTGGATGAAGTTCTTGCTTCTTTAAAGAGGATTGATGCACAAAGTGGATTGCTTTATGGACTTATCAACTCAGATTCTCAACCTCACAGAGACCCTGAGAGCAAGTGGTATATTAGCATGGAGGTAATTTTCCACATCGAATTTTGCTTATATGGGGAAAGGATCTAACATTGCGTGATAACCCAAGACTAAAAATtcagttcattttttttttttttttttttctcttatggGTCTTAACTAACCTTTTTGCATTactgaaaggaaaaagaaaagaaagaaaaaaagactgCCCTGAAAGGAACGCTAACATGCAAGCATTTGTTCCCCAAGTTTGAGCTTGTCTGCTTCGAATTTAACCAACATTTCTGTTAAAAAAGAGTTTTTCCGAATattattcacattttttaacaAGCTTGCTCATCATTTGCGTGTGTTAAAATATAATCAGTAGCTCAATAGGGTGAATAGGGTGAAGtacaataattgtataaacccattgtatatttatttttaggaacATGATTTAAGTATCTTTacatattttaggaaaaagacTTAGATCTATGTTAGGAATAAATTGTCCGGTCTCTACTCTAAATACCCCTTTCACCCTACTTCATTAGGGAGAGTGTTCAATGGTTTCTTCAAAATGTCTGGTAATAACTTCTCGATTGGTAATAAAGAGTGCGgagtgtttcccacaaagagttgtgttcaacagcCTGTATACCGCGTTCTCGATTTATCTAATATTAGTCGgccactttttattttctaccaTCTTAAATTCATTGATTGCTCCAATGTAGGCATGGCCCGAAGATAATTATCCAACATGGGCACATGGTCCTGGGTATGTAGTGTCTAACGACATAGCTAAGACTATATCCAAAAACTACAAAGAGGACCGCTTAAAGGTATCTGTTATTTCATTGATCGAAAAAGGTATTATTCCATaaaggaaaaactaaaaactggATGTCATTTCTTCAGATGTTTAAATTAGAAGATGTAGCCATGGGAATCTGGATAGAAAACATGAAGAAAGACGGCCTCAAAATTCAGTACGAGAAGGACGACAGAATTCACATTGAAGGTTGTAAGGATGATTATGTGGTTGCTCATTACCAGGGACCTCGGGAGATGCTCTGTTTATGGCAGAAACTTCAGGAAGGAAATGGTATTAGATGCTGTGGTTCTGATAACTAAGAGGTACTATTCTAACGGTCGAGCTAGTACATATTAAACAACGATACAAGGGTCGATCCCCCCTGAAAGAGAAGAGGTAACATGAGAAATTTTACACCCTCTTAACAATTGCTGTGTAATTAGATGTTTGTGTAGAGAAGCCTATGAATTAAAGAGTTGCTTGAAATTTTGTACATTTCAAGTGACCGAGAGTGTCGTGTTAGAATGAGAGTTGTAGCATGTACAGTGGTATATAGTAACAATAGGCAATCAATTAAATTCTTACCAAATCGTTGCTTCATCAcaattcattttcaatgatGTTTGTGCAATTACATTTACAACTTGCCTTAATTCTGAACATATCTATCATTGATTATCATACAAAATCCATCTGCCTGCAATATTTGGTATAATAGATGTATGCTCCACCTCTACCCAGAACAGTATGTATCAGATTATGACCAAGTATAAAATCAATTGATTATCATACAGATTAGGAGCTAATGCATGTGCAGTTCACTCTTACTTTCCAAGGTGGGGAAGTTAAATAGCTTTGACTGGAACCCAAAGAGTGAAGAAGCCTTTGACATCAGACCAGGCATGCCACCTGCGGTAAAATCGAGCTGAATAATAGCCAtcgaaaaaaatttagatatttaaaaagtagAATTCTTGTGGTTCCGGAGAATCCAGCTACAGGAGAACCAGGAACGGAGAGCTTTCCCCCCTTTTCCGCCCGCCTCTTTGGTCTTAAAAATGCTAGTTTTAAGAATGAGTGATTCCCCTTCTCCAACCCTTACTGCCCCAACCGGATAGCGGACAGCTAATACGTTCCACTTATTGAATAGGGTTCTATGGTCGGTCCGCGACCCTTGGATACCAAAGGCGTCCTTGGGGTGATCTTGTAGTTCCTGCAGGGTGGAGACGATGGGGTCAGTCTATggattttccttccttttgccGCATTTCGCTCAAAGGGTTGAAGGGAGATAGTGCATCAAGCTCTTCGCAAGAGCCAACTTGATCCTCTTCCCCAGTGATCCCAGATGAGGGAACCCTAAGAGAGAAGAGCCAACTTGATCCTCTGATCCCAGATGAGGGAACCCTAAGAGAGCAGCCAACTCCAACTACCGTCCATGTACGATCTCTACTAGATCTGACCTCTAATATAAATACTCCTCCAACGTGACTGAGTTAAGGGCATAACTgtaataccatgttaaaaaATACGACCCTCTATAATGACAATAGTGTGATATTGGATTATATACtttcgtggctttgcttttagtCTCTCGGTACCGAGatatattcattatttattaatacatgatattccattaattaattaatcaatgtCAACAATCTTGAACACATCTGACTCCAACAAATTCCAGATCCTTCTTCaaccttcttctttcttcttcaaccccTCCTCTTAATaccctcttcttcctccactCACCCATTCTCTAATCCCTTCAGCTCCCCTCCGATTTCCCATCAATGCCTTCCGAGCCAGACCCCTCTGAGCTTTCTTCAGCCCTCGAAACACTAATTCTCAACACAGACGTGTCTCTACTGGCACCCCATTTTCTAGGTTTCGCCACTATGATCCATACAACCGCCCCTCAATCCCCAAATCAAGGAATCGAAACAAACCCCACTTTACCAGACCggttcatcttcttcaatccTTTTCTCCATCAATTGATAATGATCCAATCCACTCCTAAGAACAGCCAGCCCCCAGCTTCCAAAGCTTCGATCATAGCCATGCCCTCTGTTCATGTCTCTGAACAAACTGAGTGCGTGATTTGCTTGGATGAGATCGAAGTCAGGGGGCTTGCTAAAGAAATGCCCTGTAACCATAAATTCCATGGCGATTGCATTGAGAAGTGGCTGGAGTTACATGGGTCGTGCCCTGTTTGTAGATATGAGATGCcagttgatgatgatgaagatgaagggaAGAGGGTTGAAGACGAAGGGACTGAGAGAATGGGAGAAAGGGAGATTTGGgtgagtttttcttttgataatcCTATGGGAAATCAGGATTCTCTGCAAACTCCTTCAATTGATTCTCATCATTCTTATGTACAGTGAAATACTTAcagttcatatatatatatatattcttctcTTTGCTCTGTCTCTGATTGTGTGTAATCATGCCACTTTTCAAATGATTCCCTCAGATTAGAACAAAGATCTTTGATACTTTTAACAATTCTGGAATTAAACTGTGAGTCAATTCAGTAGAACAACTCACAAAACAGACATGATTGAATTAAGTTCGGATGGTATTCGCCCATGGCCGCATATATTGTCCGTtctaggctttcccttttgaattgttttaaaatgcatttgtaagggagaggtttacgtacccttataaagattgCCTCGTTTCTGCTCCAATTGCTATAGATTTCCAACATCAACTTGTTCTCCTCTACATTGATgtggatctcataatctactcTTTTCGGGGTTTAGTatcttcgttggcacaccgcctagtatTGGAGTGGGGCGGGGCGGGCGATGATTAGCTTCAGAAATTGAATTGTCACCGTACTGCAAAGCCCTTCTGCCATTCAACATCTCTAGCAGTGGCTGCTTCTgccattaattaaaataaaatatcatctGTTCTAAAAATTTACACCAGTTATGAATCActcatatacatacatatacctGGTTTGCAGCTCGGGAAGCTTGATACTCCTGGCCAAGTTGAATCATAATTAAATCTCGTGTCACAATAGCTCCACGAAGACTTGCTTTCACTACAACTTTGGTAGGTTCTGTTAATCAAACCACTCTCTATGAGTTGTCGGCTCATTTCTCAACAGGCACGCAGTCagaatcataatttttttctactgCTTGCAAGCTTACGGtttcatgttttgttttattcttcGATGGGTGTTTTTCACTCTTTCCTCACGTTACTACTCCACTATCAGTCACTCAGATGGTGCTTGTTGATTCACACGGGATTCCATGTACTCCATAAAAACATTTCATTAAAGTGAAGATAGACATTATTGTTGTGGAAGATTACCCAACTTTAAAATCTGCTTTTTAGATCTCTAAACTCAGCAACAAAATGGTTGACAATGTTGGGCAGTTGAAGATAAGGAATTACATCTGAAATGATGAGGAAATTGTCGTGATTCATGACTTATTTTGAAGGTGGGTTTGGAAAGAGATTGAAGAATGAAAAGGCAACAtggaaagagaggaaaattggaaaggaaaaaaaggtaATGGGTCTTGTCTGATCCACCATGGAAGTGGAGAATGAGGAAGAAcaagtcaaataaaaaacacaacaaatgGTGAGCTGTTTTgaatgggaagaagaagaaggagaagaagatgaacatTCTGGACAATTATGATCAACAAATTTGAAACTCGAATTGGTCAACGGATTATGAATGGAAATCTTTATATTCAAATCATAATATGATTATAACTAATATAAGGGAAGAATACGTGAATGAATCGAGACTACATTTGAATGAGGACAATTCTAAGAATTTGAAAGTCACTGTTTATACCAAGAACTCCATATAGGGATACATGAATTAGTTGAGACCATATCTGAATGATAGCGATCTTAAGGATAAAGACGCATGGTTAATATGTGGTTAGGTGACCTCGTACAAATTTTATTCTCGAAAATACATGTTTAGGTCAAATTATCCCGTCCAATTaattcatatcaaaatttttaaacaaagctttttttttttttaatactaaaatattatattttaaaaaaaaaaggaatgattaaaagaaaaacaaaaatgctcCAAACACTAAAAAAAGGGTTGAAAGTGGGAACTCTCCCTCTACCAAAGAATATTGAATCATTAGTTGTTAGAAAAATTTGGATATATggattacttttcttttttcttgttttcatacaaaaaaatGTCTAGATGTTTCCATACCCTAATCCAATTGGATACCACAAATACTACTTCgtgtttttatttgatttatccTTAACTCCATCCCCGCTCCAGTTAgggaggaaaaggaaacatttctcgtaagggtgtggaaacctcttcccgTAGACGCTTATTAAagccgtgaggttgacgacgatacgtaataggctaaaacatacaatatttgctagcgatgagcttgagctgttacaaatgatttcaGAGTCACACACCATAGTGAGGGTGCTAGGCTCCCAAGGgaggaggattgtgagatcgatGTGGCAGAGTGAACGCTGGGGCtccaaaggggtagattgtgagatcccacggaTAGTGTGCCAACAACAACGTtaggctcccaagggggtggattgtgagattgatATGTTAGAGGCGATGCTGGGTCTCCAAGgaaatggattgtgagatctcacctcgaTGGGAGAAGGAAGGATGTGAAATCTCTCTataatagatgtgttttaaaactgtgagattgacggtgatatgtaacaaGTCAAGTTATTGCTCTCTCCATCATACTTATGCTTCATATGCGAGATGTAGCTCgtatgttaaattaaaataataataataataataaagtttcgATCGAGAAAATTTAGGGGTCTAATTGTGAAAACGAAACTTTTGGGGGGCTTCCGGAAAAGTCCACGGAGAAACAGGGCagttttttaaaaggaaaaaaaattaaaaaaagatgattGGATATGCCTCCTAATTGTCCTGACTTGTTCAAACTGACACGTGTCCGTGACCAAAGAAAGATATGCCTCCTAATTGGACCAATGAGAGCCACTAgaagaagatattttaaaaaggcAGATATGCTCCTTCACCTACCGACACGTGTTCATTAATCTTTTTGTAGTGTAGATGGACGGGTGGGATGCGTTTAGATGAGGCTTTTCGTGTATCTTTTTTGTGGAGACTGTGCTGATGTGGAAGGAGACAGTTATTAAGAGAGTGCTAGCTATGAGAGGCACCATGGTGGGCCCCCAGCCACGTGTTTATTTTACAAGTGGGGAGCTCGTACAGCTAAGCAAGCCCCGAGCCGAGTACTCGCCCAAAAACTCGCCGCCCAAACTCCCTATAACTTATTCCtttgttctctctttttaaGTCATAATAAAATGGGAccaactttatttatataacttttaatttcattttcattctaatTAGTATAAGTTCgaatcgattaaaaaaaaacatgcaatATTGGTGCAGTCGTATAAACTTTTATGCTTACGTTAGCATGAGAGACGTGATTAGGGTTAcgataaaaaattatcaaatttgagCTGACTCGGGATGACATCGACCAAGGAGATAGTGAGCACGAGCCTCACAAGTAGCTGACCATGGACTTGGGTTTCAACCCTaagtcatttttcttctctctttacTTGGTGGCTCGGTTCTCGTTCAGTTTGATTCATTTTGATCCACTTGGTTTCTTtaaggtttagggtttagggtttacgTTATTGTGGTCTAATTTAATACATAACAATTATCATTGAGAAACATTAAGAGAGTGAGTTTAAGCTCTATAATGACGATTTTGTAcgtatatataaaaataaatactttatttaataggaaaaaaaatgttatacgGACAAACTATAATGATTGAATTCCGAAAttatgagagaaaaaatatcTATCAGTTTCAAATATGGCTAAAGatttttctgttatttttcttttactcttccattattatcaattatgcattgagatatttttctaaaaaaaattaaataaagaaaaaaaaaaacaatgtcaAGAATGACAGCCAATCCCAAGGGGACACGTGggtaataaattatttattttatttagaaaaataattatttttaacatatgGGTAAATTTGAAGTAGAAGAGTGTCCAATTGCACTTTGAAGCATTAAACCCCACAAAAGTTAAAGGCTTTTCAACAAAAAGCAATGTCCCTACCCAAACTCTCCGCTTGATATTGTTTTCCGTTTGGATCGACCATTGAAATATGCTTTGGGACCAAAAAGAGGGGCAGTGGTATTTCACTCTCACCTTCCGACTCCCATTTATCTTACACCTCTCAAGTCATTTCACAAAGTCAAACTAGAGTCAAGCTCAACACGGTCTTCTTTTCCTATTGATTCTATCAAGCTCATTCCCTTAGTTGTGGTTTCGCTCGATAGTAGATATGGTCAGTAAAAATCTCGTTAATCCACTTATGCACATCACTAATTAGATGACGAGGTATTTGGATACCTTAAAAAAGTCATAATTACTCCCACCATTTACCCACTCTTAGTTGAATTTCTTCACTTTAGCATTCGAGAAATCATCTCTATCATTTGTGACggcaaaatttaatttaatgaaaaaaaaagtaaattaaaaaaaattaattgggGAGGAGTGACGTGGCGATGCTGACATGGAATAAAAAGGATGAAACAGCACAACACTATCTTTTTAACCAATGTGGGGAATCTAACAGCACAATAAAGATCTATATGGCCACATGAAATTGTGGTTCATAACGTTTCTACCATTGCTGACGTGGAACCGCCCACCTTCTCCATTTCACACCCCCCTTCTCTATATCCTCTCTGTATATCTCAATTTTCTCTCCGTAGATCACCAAACTAACAGCAAAGATCAGGAAGAACACTTCGATTAAAACTGAAAAACAAAGAGATTTGAAGAACAGATTCTCTGGTTTTGTTCGTTTGTTCGTTCGTTTAAATCCAAGAACGAAAATGGCTGAAGTCGAAGTCAGAGACCCAACAATCAAGCTATTTGGGAAGACGATTTCTTTGCCATTCAACCATGTCGATGATGATTCTGAATCCAAATTTGCTTCTTCAGCAGCTACTGTTCTTAATGATTCCCAGAAGGTTGGAGTTCTTCTGCAATTCGTTTCGTTTCAGAGTCTCTGTTTATTGAGTCTCTGTTTTTCATGGCGTTTCAGAATCCAAAAATGGAGCTTTTTCGTTCTgggttttcgttttctttccattttaatcatttttagttgCTTGTTCATCATTCTCTAAGCAAGAACAGGATTTGATTCTTGGATAATGAAGTTCAAAGATTGAACCGAGTTTCGTCTGATACTACTCTGTTTTAAGACGTGAAATTTGAATGTTCTTCTGCAGGAAACTTCATGTGAAGAACAGGGGAATGGCAGTGAAAAACAGAGCACAGAGCAAACGACATCGGTAATCAGTGAGAACCCATCAGTAGAAAGAGAAATTTCATCACCAAAAGCtggaaaaaaggaagaagagagcGATACAAGCATGTCCCCTGACaataaaaccttaaaaaaaccAGACAAAATCCTCCCTTGTCCTCGATGTAACAGCACGGACACCAAATTCTGTTACTACAACAACTACAATGTCAACCAACCTCGTCATTTTTGCAAGAATTGTCAAAGATACTGGACGGCCGGCGGGACAATGAGAAACGTTCCCGTCGGCGCCGGCCGACGGAAGAACAAAacctcatc is drawn from Cucurbita pepo subsp. pepo cultivar mu-cu-16 chromosome LG09, ASM280686v2, whole genome shotgun sequence and contains these coding sequences:
- the LOC111801856 gene encoding beta-1,3-galactosyltransferase GALT1-like, which translates into the protein MKKNYGWVLVASLSMLLLMVYVISRSSTRQNYYATPLYNSVDPLEWLNPAVPTAVQNPEIAYQVISADSIISSLFTPGNFTDGENRALQTWNHLRTIINHTRGLPNAVEAIKEAGGVWDILKASIEKERLGYTNGSARAKEKQCPHFLTKMNATKLEHNGHKLRMPCGLTQGSSITVIGIPDGLLGNFRIDLTGEPLPGEPDPPLILHYNVRLLGDKLTEDPVIVQNTWTVSHDWGDEERCPSPDSDENGKVDELEKCNKIVGNVETRLSGSNKNFNKSKSMVQGDKTRPYFPFKLGQPFAATLRVGVDGIQMTVDGKHVTSFAYRETLEPWLVSEVKISGDLKLISVLASGLPTSEDSDHIVNIEALKSSPLSPEKPLDLFIGVFSTANNFKYRMAIRRTWMQYPAVQSGSVAVRFFVGLHKNQIVNEELWDEARTYGDIQMMPFVDYYSVITWKTLGICIFGAEIASAKYIMKTDDDAFVRVDEVLASLKRIDAQSGLLYGLINSDSQPHRDPESKWYISMEAWPEDNYPTWAHGPGYVVSNDIAKTISKNYKEDRLKMFKLEDVAMGIWIENMKKDGLKIQYEKDDRIHIEGCKDDYVVAHYQGPREMLCLWQKLQEGNGIRCCGSDN
- the LOC111801857 gene encoding E3 ubiquitin-protein ligase RING1-like, yielding MPSEPDPSELSSALETLILNTDVSLLAPHFLGFATMIHTTAPQSPNQGIETNPTLPDRFIFFNPFLHQLIMIQSTPKNSQPPASKASIIAMPSVHVSEQTECVICLDEIEVRGLAKEMPCNHKFHGDCIEKWLELHGSCPVCRYEMPVDDDEDEGKRVEDEGTERMGEREIWLGKLDTPGQVES